One Syntrophales bacterium genomic window, ATACTTCCCCTCACCTGACCGCCTACCAATAAATTATCAACCGCAATGTTCGCCTCAATATTTGCGCTCTCTCCAACAATTAATGTTCCACCACCCAATATCTCTCCCTTAAAATCACCATCTATTCTGACAGAACCATCAAACATTAACTTTCCGTCGAACTCTGTTCCCTTTCCCAGGAATGCCTTTACCTCTTTTTCATTATTTTTGTTAGCCATACAAAGTCTCCTTTTGTATCAATCGTGAATCCCCCCGCCTACAGGACGGGGCTTCCCGGCAAGAAATATGTTTGTTTCATATTGCGGCGCCCCCGGTCAAGCCCTTACTCTTGCTGTTGAAGAATAAATCTTCTCATGCTTACATTCATAATCAATCCAATGCCTGCCATCAGCACAACCATTGAAGACCCCCCATAGCTTAAAAAAGGAAGGGGAAGACCCAC contains:
- a CDS encoding polymer-forming cytoskeletal protein, which translates into the protein MANKNNEKEVKAFLGKGTEFDGKLMFDGSVRIDGDFKGEILGGGTLIVGESANIEANIAVDNLLVGGQVRGSIKTKKKVEIFSTGKLMGNVKTEIFVVQEGAIFEGDCQMGSKPEKEDVKEEGVINNYLTEEKPIL